The following proteins are encoded in a genomic region of Thermococcus henrietii:
- a CDS encoding Lrp/AsnC family transcriptional regulator, whose product MGGINIDEIEFLVELLEKYPLESLRRIASAEGLDYYRLKRIYDKYYSKYLVVSATYNIRLLGLKSFVGFLSVPSDRLIEVAVRMTKNPFIGYVNPAFGFKNGLSVIFYVPKDQVKDVDEMLSKYSDDFEYYEVWAYPPPEKPKEWGDWELSYDYAILMDILKWDARTPMKRIAERLGKTRPTIRYMIERLREKNILIGFYPLLDMNIHDRGVIGITKKLDEEVLEKFREYEITVGYLPGEGYLLEWLFSSKEDMGSKILEFSGYVEKLLIEYFEPTFKELNDNNKRTAFQRMVKEDGSGYHSIIEF is encoded by the coding sequence ATGGGAGGTATAAACATAGATGAGATAGAATTCCTCGTCGAGCTTCTTGAGAAGTACCCGCTTGAAAGCCTCCGAAGGATAGCGTCGGCTGAGGGGCTGGATTATTACAGGTTGAAAAGAATTTACGATAAGTATTATAGCAAATACCTCGTCGTGAGCGCGACGTACAACATAAGGCTCCTTGGTCTGAAAAGCTTCGTTGGGTTTCTGAGCGTTCCCTCTGACAGGCTCATTGAAGTCGCCGTTAGAATGACCAAAAACCCCTTCATCGGCTACGTCAACCCGGCCTTCGGCTTTAAAAACGGCCTGTCCGTGATATTCTACGTCCCAAAGGACCAGGTGAAGGATGTAGACGAGATGCTCTCAAAGTACTCCGATGACTTCGAGTACTACGAGGTCTGGGCCTACCCACCACCGGAGAAGCCTAAGGAGTGGGGTGACTGGGAGCTGAGCTACGACTACGCAATCCTCATGGACATCCTGAAGTGGGACGCGCGGACGCCTATGAAGAGGATAGCCGAGCGTCTCGGGAAGACGCGGCCAACGATAAGGTACATGATTGAGAGGCTGAGGGAGAAGAACATCCTCATTGGGTTTTACCCACTCCTTGATATGAACATCCACGACAGGGGGGTTATAGGGATAACGAAGAAGCTGGACGAAGAGGTGTTGGAGAAGTTCAGGGAGTATGAAATTACCGTCGGCTACCTGCCGGGGGAGGGATACCTGCTCGAATGGCTCTTCTCATCGAAGGAGGACATGGGAAGCAAGATACTAGAGTTCAGCGGCTACGTGGAAAAGCTCCTGATAGAGTACTTCGAGCCGACTTTCAAGGAGCTCAACGACAACAACAAGAGGACCGCGTTTCAGAGGATGGTAAAAGAAGACGGGAGCGGGTACCACTCAATCATCGAGTTTTAG